One region of Streptomyces sp. NBC_00442 genomic DNA includes:
- a CDS encoding aminotransferase class I/II-fold pyridoxal phosphate-dependent enzyme: protein MLGEYRIVGRGASEIAESVERGVGSGGLEPGQLLPPLRELATELGVNPNTVAAAYRLLRDRGVIETAGRRGSRVRDRPASSARDLIRADVPDGVRNIADGNPDARLLPPLGDALAAAARGNAERPGRYMYGQEPVDEELARLARAAFDEQGVPDGPIGVLSGSLDAIERVLTAHLRPGDAVAIEDPGWGALLDLVPALGLRPEPMALDDEGPLPEALERALRAGARAVVITCRAQNPTGAAVSAARARTLREVLAAHPGVLLIEDDHGHGMVDLPLHPVAPVAGHWAFVRSVAKAYGPDLRIAVLTGDAVTLDRVRGRQRLGPGWVSRLLQRAVVELWTAGAVDPAKVARSYRERREGLLGALRERGVAGHGRSGFVVWVPVPDETGAVSRLLHAGWAVAPGARFRLESAPGLRITVSSLTPDEIGPLADAIASAVGPGPGSRFAY from the coding sequence TTGCCGAGAGCGTAGAGCGCGGAGTGGGCAGCGGCGGCCTCGAACCGGGTCAACTGCTCCCGCCGCTCAGGGAGTTGGCCACCGAGCTCGGTGTGAACCCGAACACCGTCGCGGCCGCCTACCGGCTGCTGCGCGATCGCGGGGTGATCGAGACGGCGGGCCGGCGCGGCAGCCGGGTGCGGGACCGGCCCGCGAGTTCGGCGCGTGACCTCATCCGCGCGGACGTGCCGGACGGCGTGCGCAACATCGCCGACGGCAACCCGGACGCGCGCCTCCTCCCTCCGCTCGGCGACGCGCTGGCCGCAGCCGCCCGCGGCAATGCCGAACGCCCCGGCAGGTACATGTACGGGCAGGAGCCCGTCGACGAGGAGCTGGCCCGCCTCGCCCGCGCCGCCTTCGACGAGCAGGGGGTGCCGGATGGTCCCATCGGGGTCCTCTCCGGTTCGCTCGACGCGATCGAGCGGGTGCTCACCGCGCATCTGCGGCCCGGCGACGCCGTCGCGATCGAGGATCCGGGCTGGGGCGCGCTGCTCGACCTCGTGCCGGCCCTGGGCCTTCGGCCCGAACCCATGGCGCTGGACGACGAGGGCCCGCTGCCCGAGGCGCTCGAACGCGCCCTGCGCGCGGGCGCCCGCGCCGTCGTGATCACCTGCCGAGCTCAGAACCCGACCGGCGCGGCCGTGAGCGCCGCCCGCGCCCGGACACTGCGCGAAGTGCTCGCCGCTCACCCCGGTGTGCTGCTCATCGAGGACGACCACGGCCACGGCATGGTCGATCTGCCGCTGCACCCCGTCGCCCCGGTCGCCGGGCACTGGGCCTTCGTACGGTCGGTGGCCAAGGCGTACGGGCCGGATCTCCGGATCGCCGTCCTCACCGGGGACGCGGTCACGCTGGACAGGGTCCGCGGGCGCCAGCGGCTGGGGCCCGGCTGGGTGAGCAGGCTGCTCCAGCGCGCCGTCGTCGAGCTGTGGACCGCCGGCGCCGTCGACCCTGCGAAGGTCGCCCGCTCCTACCGGGAGCGCCGCGAGGGCCTGCTGGGGGCGCTGCGCGAGCGGGGGGTCGCAGGGCACGGGCGGAGCGGATTCGTGGTGTGGGTGCCGGTGCCCGACGAGACGGGGGCGGTGTCCAGACTGCTGCACGCGGGCTGGGCGGTCGCGCCCGGAGCGCGCTTCCGGCTGGAATCGGCGCCGGGACTGCGGATCACCGTGTCCAGTCTGACGCCGGACGAGATCGGGCCGCTCGCGGACGCCATCGCCTCCGCCGTCGGCCCGGGTCCCGGCTCCCG